One window of Camelina sativa cultivar DH55 chromosome 4, Cs, whole genome shotgun sequence genomic DNA carries:
- the LOC104783356 gene encoding 21 kDa protein-like, with product MTSSSISFTLLLILLLVIAVSPNSSLASGTRNNTEDSVTRYSTYVRNACSVTQYQQLCVRTLWPFAIVARNKTSKWTRASVAVTITDTKRILRILLKTRGSAADERERIALSDCRELFVDSLDNLYKSLAVLRTLNADEFQRQMSDLATWLSAALTDEDTCLDGFEETSSRSWTVRMVRRKATKCMQLCSNALALLNKLSYDGL from the coding sequence ATGACTTCTTCATCTATCTCatttactcttcttcttattcttcttcttgttattgcAGTAAGCCCAAATTCGTCGTTAGCCTCCGGTACTAGGAACAACACAGAGGACAGCGTAACGCGGTACAGCACATACGTAAGAAACGCGTGCAGCGTAACGCAGTACCAGCAGCTCTGCGTCCGAACGCTATGGCCGTTTGCAATCGTGGCGAGAAACAAGACGAGCAAGTGGACGCGAGCTAGCGTTGCGGTGACGATAACTGACACGAAACGGATCTTGAGAATCCTGCTGAAAACGCGGGGTTCAGCGGCGGACGAACGCGAGAGGATCGCGCTGTCGGACTGCCGTGAGCTTTTCGTGGACTCATTGGACAATCTGTACAAATCACTCGCCGTTCTCCGGACGCTGAACGCCGACGAGTTTCAGCGGCAGATGAGCGATCTCGCCACGTGGCTGAGCGCAGCGCTCACGGATGAAGACACGTGTCTCGATGGGTTTGAAGAGACGTCGAGTAGATCATGGACGGTCAGGATGGTTCGGAGGAAAGCTACCAAGTGTATGCAATTATGCAGCAACGCGCTCGCTCTACTCAACAAGCTTTCTTACGATGGCTTGTAA